In a single window of the Pseudomonas sp. B21-015 genome:
- a CDS encoding histidine phosphatase family protein → MGSIYLIRHGQASFGADDYDVLSPTGIRQAEVLGQHLAELGVRFDRCLSGDLRRQQHTACSALEQLTAVGLPVPTLEIDSAFNEFDADAVIRALLPAMLEDEPEALDILRNAAQNRAEFQRIFALIIERWLAGTYDTPGLESWLGFVERVQAGLQRLLEHADNTQKIAVFTSGGTITALLHLITQMPARQAFELNWQIVNTSLNLLKFRGREVALASFNSHTHLQLLKAPELITFR, encoded by the coding sequence GTGGGCAGCATCTACTTGATTCGACATGGCCAGGCCTCCTTTGGTGCAGACGACTATGACGTTCTGTCGCCGACCGGTATTCGTCAGGCAGAAGTCCTCGGCCAGCACCTGGCCGAACTCGGTGTCCGCTTCGATCGCTGCCTGTCGGGCGACCTGCGCCGCCAGCAACATACCGCCTGCAGCGCGCTGGAACAGCTCACCGCCGTCGGTTTGCCGGTGCCGACGCTGGAAATCGATTCCGCGTTCAACGAATTCGACGCCGACGCGGTGATCCGTGCCCTGCTGCCGGCCATGCTGGAAGACGAGCCCGAAGCGCTGGATATCCTGCGCAACGCCGCGCAAAACCGTGCCGAGTTCCAGCGCATCTTCGCCCTGATCATCGAGCGCTGGCTCGCCGGCACCTATGACACACCGGGCCTGGAAAGCTGGCTGGGCTTCGTCGAACGTGTGCAGGCCGGCCTGCAACGGCTGCTCGAACACGCCGACAACACCCAGAAAATTGCCGTGTTCACCTCCGGCGGCACCATCACCGCCCTGCTCCACCTCATTACGCAAATGCCTGCCAGGCAGGCCTTTGAACTGAACTGGCAAATCGTCAACACCTCGCTCAACCTGCTCAAGTTTCGTGGTCGCGAGGTGGCCCTGGCTTCCTTCAACAGTCATACGCACCTGCAACTGCTGAAGGCCCCGGAACTCATCACGTTTCGCTGA
- a CDS encoding amidohydrolase, giving the protein MPDTPADLILYNGRLHTVDRKKPQASAVAIKDGRFVVVGSDAQAMALQGPGTQIIDLHGRTVIPGLNDSHLHLIRGGLNYNLELRWEGVPSLADALRMLKDQADRTPTPQWVRVVGGWNEFQFAEKRLPTIEELNKAAPDTPVFVLHLYDRALLNRAALKVVGYTRDTPNPPGGEIQRDANGDPTGMLIARPNAMILYSTLAKGPKLPLEYQVNSTRQFMRELNRLGVTSAIDAGGGYQNYPDDYQVIQQLAKDQQLTVRIAYNLFTQKPKEELSDFKHWTNTSHYGQGDDFLRHNGAGEMLVFSAADFEDFLEPRPELPQTMEQELEPVVRHLVEQRWPFRLHATYNESISRMLDVFEKVNRDIPFDGLPWFFDHAETITPRNIERVKALGGGIAIQDRMAFQGEYFVDRYGAKAAEATPPIARMLAEGVPVGAGTDATRVSSYNPWTSLYWLVSGRTVGGLALYPQGLSRDTALELFTHGSAWFSSEQGKKGQIKVGQLADLIALSADYFHIEDEAIKWIESVLTIVDGKIVYGSVEFEKLGPPPIPVVPEWSPVVNVPGHWKPLAPLTAQAHQCVGACAVHAHSHERARLSSAPVSDFQGFWGAFGCSCFAF; this is encoded by the coding sequence ATGCCCGACACCCCCGCCGACCTGATTCTGTACAACGGACGCCTGCACACCGTCGACCGCAAGAAACCCCAGGCCAGTGCCGTCGCGATCAAGGATGGGCGCTTCGTGGTGGTCGGCAGCGATGCCCAGGCCATGGCCCTGCAAGGCCCCGGCACGCAAATCATTGACCTGCATGGGCGCACGGTGATTCCCGGCCTCAACGACTCGCACCTGCACCTGATTCGTGGCGGCCTGAACTACAACCTCGAACTGCGCTGGGAAGGCGTGCCTTCCCTGGCCGATGCCTTGCGCATGCTCAAGGATCAGGCCGATCGCACACCCACCCCGCAATGGGTGCGGGTGGTCGGTGGCTGGAACGAGTTCCAGTTTGCCGAGAAGCGCTTGCCGACGATTGAAGAATTGAACAAGGCCGCGCCAGACACCCCGGTGTTCGTCCTGCACCTCTACGACCGCGCCCTGCTCAATCGCGCGGCGCTGAAAGTCGTCGGTTATACCCGCGACACGCCGAACCCGCCGGGTGGCGAGATCCAGCGCGATGCCAACGGCGATCCGACCGGCATGCTGATCGCCCGGCCCAACGCGATGATCCTCTACTCGACCCTGGCCAAGGGGCCGAAGCTGCCACTGGAATATCAGGTCAACTCGACCCGCCAGTTCATGCGCGAGCTCAATCGACTGGGCGTCACCAGCGCCATCGATGCCGGCGGCGGTTATCAGAATTACCCCGACGATTATCAAGTCATCCAGCAACTGGCCAAAGACCAACAGCTCACGGTGCGCATTGCCTACAACCTGTTCACCCAGAAACCCAAGGAAGAACTGAGCGATTTCAAACACTGGACCAACACCTCCCATTACGGCCAGGGCGATGACTTCCTGCGGCACAACGGTGCCGGGGAAATGCTGGTGTTCTCGGCAGCGGATTTCGAAGACTTCCTCGAGCCACGCCCCGAGCTGCCGCAAACCATGGAGCAGGAGCTGGAGCCGGTGGTGCGGCATCTGGTGGAGCAGCGCTGGCCCTTCCGCCTGCACGCGACCTACAACGAATCCATCAGCCGCATGCTCGACGTGTTCGAGAAGGTCAATCGGGATATTCCGTTCGACGGTTTGCCATGGTTCTTCGATCACGCCGAAACCATCACTCCCCGGAACATCGAACGGGTCAAGGCCCTGGGCGGCGGCATCGCCATTCAGGACCGCATGGCGTTCCAGGGCGAATACTTCGTCGACCGTTACGGCGCGAAGGCGGCCGAAGCGACACCACCCATCGCGCGCATGCTCGCCGAGGGTGTGCCGGTGGGCGCCGGTACTGACGCCACGCGCGTCTCCAGCTACAACCCCTGGACGTCGCTGTACTGGCTGGTCAGCGGCCGTACCGTCGGCGGGCTGGCGCTCTACCCGCAAGGCTTGAGCCGCGATACGGCGCTGGAACTCTTCACCCACGGCAGCGCCTGGTTTTCTTCCGAACAAGGCAAGAAAGGCCAGATCAAGGTCGGGCAACTGGCGGACCTGATTGCGCTGTCGGCGGACTACTTTCACATCGAAGATGAAGCCATCAAGTGGATCGAGTCGGTGCTGACCATTGTCGACGGCAAGATTGTCTATGGTAGCGTCGAGTTCGAAAAACTGGGGCCACCGCCAATCCCGGTGGTGCCTGAGTGGTCGCCGGTGGTGAATGTACCGGGGCACTGGAAACCCCTGGCGCCACTGACCGCGCAAGCGCACCAGTGCGTGGGCGCTTGCGCGGTGCATGCCCACAGCCATGAGCGGGCGCGGTTGTCGTCAGCGCCGGTCAGTGACTTTCAAGGGTTCTGGGGAGCGTTTGGCTGTTCCTGTTTCGCGTTCTGA
- a CDS encoding SCP2 sterol-binding domain-containing protein — MTSVADAVQAMKAKFNPAAAAGLDLVFGFRIDDTKNFSLIVKDGTCELQEGENPDAQVTLVMDGETLEGIVSGETDGMQAFMGGKLRAEGDMMLAMKLSELFPA; from the coding sequence ATGACCTCCGTAGCTGATGCCGTACAAGCAATGAAAGCCAAGTTCAACCCAGCCGCTGCTGCCGGTCTGGACCTGGTATTCGGTTTCCGCATCGACGACACCAAGAACTTCTCGTTGATCGTCAAAGACGGCACCTGCGAGCTGCAAGAAGGCGAGAACCCGGACGCCCAGGTCACTCTGGTGATGGACGGCGAAACCCTGGAAGGCATCGTCAGCGGCGAAACCGACGGCATGCAAGCGTTCATGGGCGGCAAACTGCGCGCTGAAGGCGACATGATGCTGGCCATGAAACTGTCCGAGCTGTTCCCGGCGTAA
- a CDS encoding DUF934 domain-containing protein: MQRIIKNNEVVDETWHLLPKDFNIDEISNCDDLIVPLQLWREHSRMLKARDGGLGVWLDADEEAEEIGDDVANFQIIALNFPAFTDGRNYSNARLLRDRYGFKGELRAIGDVLRDQLFYMHRCGFDAFALRADKDPYEALESLQDFSVTYQAATDEPLPLFRRR; this comes from the coding sequence ATGCAGCGAATAATTAAGAACAACGAAGTCGTCGACGAAACCTGGCACTTGCTGCCGAAAGATTTCAACATCGACGAGATCAGCAACTGCGACGACCTGATCGTCCCGCTGCAACTGTGGCGTGAACACAGCCGTATGCTCAAGGCCCGCGATGGCGGCCTGGGTGTGTGGCTGGATGCCGACGAAGAAGCTGAAGAAATCGGTGACGACGTGGCGAACTTCCAGATCATCGCCCTGAACTTCCCGGCCTTCACCGACGGCCGCAACTACTCCAACGCCCGCCTGCTGCGTGACCGTTATGGTTTCAAAGGCGAACTGCGGGCGATTGGCGATGTACTGCGCGACCAGCTGTTCTACATGCATCGCTGCGGTTTCGACGCCTTTGCCTTGCGCGCCGATAAAGACCCGTACGAAGCCCTGGAAAGTCTCCAGGACTTCTCGGTGACCTATCAGGCCGCCACCGATGAACCGCTGCCGCTGTTCCGTCGCCGTTGA
- a CDS encoding leucine-rich repeat domain-containing protein has protein sequence MSDSTLNQMNLPEPVPAPGMRDELRAVVDTARPQTPGQFGADLFKDKWGRDIDPHTALLVTLDYNYKGHPAQNGIHQGQVADSRTLLQALLGDYQTVGDGRFGETAFGLYTPPDIGPSVRIVEHVDEFANHGSGNHQTYEGVYRQTVPQTYGPLTQIPLKPADFKQWVWTLELKDLYQAYLERAWPSDEAIMAAKSYPLRTSVKAAFVMSAWLQRHENSLSQQGLELALQAAGLPSHQAWGTLTLKQLQAPTRMPSSIMVGRLELYRYTATDIWTWRERSGSRILLYIPGNSSPLHEFIDAAHLQRWIVAQGKGDDTKRALASHFAEADREDGTFHAGVLTALEGMVVYPNKHRLTKTAGLFNDDGYWDPAQYVGFEQPSSLIDPFAQLVLTMKRAAQASVDSIRDDAQVNRDNLSAVVEPIVQWVNRFGPLALFVPGGEGLLALAGLIDAGYGLDQAVNGETSTQRSEGVTRTVFGLLNALPLAAAGAAHGVEGAEAANPLERGREPIDAGQEPVGKSVPDLPVNAPPAPLPAEAMSRRELLRGIGSSVAGFSDETLAQIGKISAVDNDMLRVMHTGRPPTPLLGDTISRFRIDQDLEHLADGERTALFNSRYQALQQSDNAWVGLFQRQYPDLPKSAVEQMLDRYGVDLQSSPDMVEAKRLFSRLDSKARQYQQHVRLNRAYEGLYLRSMRNPESDTLALHSLPNLPGWPKGLRIDVLDASLNGRVLDRCGPLESTDVRRLIKTASQRYEVVNVAKRTDFHEAVLGVLSDSERAALLLPAVDPVGALKGYIGERALSRSELMTGLGRMDTGLPFETQGLRGGGFPTTAQAEALTQQMMRLQLQDIYPDFSNAEADELLQRVGAGAQAHIDGLKQQLQQLNADLSAWIDQVAQDIDDMDIPVLTADDEAAQGMNARQIAIHNAEQVQAVMATEQDTRSELAVELVSIWQKRALQGNRIYAGGQLVGYRMDMAFEDYHRLPALNVRFNEVIELSMRRIQVTERESLNDFLESFPNLRMLNLEGVDLSAFQVLNAEDQLIRALPPSMARLHDLTSLNLRFCDLTFNDRAASQLSGMIRLQDLDLSDNPLDVPPLLLGMTDLRRLNLRNSGITTCPIGIMDQPYLTSLDLRDNRIARIPQAVINQAIARGRVQMGGNPLTDEDTLWRLIDHRERTGINLWLSEPHADYGEPEAWLRDIEEQQRDARLAIWQRLAAKPSGTRFLRVMDGVSLTPDFLVNYEEIQARAWRLLSEADASDELWTRLSRDVELAEDDADNPMAIFTSLENRARLYGDWVAMGRPFPMEVD, from the coding sequence ATGAGTGACTCAACGCTTAACCAGATGAACCTCCCGGAACCGGTTCCGGCTCCGGGAATGCGCGACGAACTGCGCGCTGTCGTAGACACTGCGCGGCCGCAAACACCGGGTCAGTTTGGCGCGGATCTGTTCAAGGACAAATGGGGACGGGACATCGATCCGCACACGGCTTTGTTGGTTACCCTCGACTACAACTACAAAGGACATCCTGCACAGAACGGCATCCATCAAGGCCAGGTGGCCGATTCCCGGACATTGCTGCAGGCGCTGCTCGGCGATTACCAAACGGTGGGGGACGGACGCTTCGGCGAAACCGCCTTTGGCTTGTACACCCCACCCGACATCGGTCCGTCCGTGCGTATCGTCGAGCATGTCGACGAGTTCGCTAATCACGGCAGCGGCAACCACCAGACCTATGAAGGGGTCTATCGCCAGACCGTTCCGCAAACCTATGGGCCACTCACGCAAATTCCCCTGAAACCCGCCGACTTCAAGCAATGGGTCTGGACGCTGGAGCTCAAGGATTTGTACCAGGCCTATCTTGAGCGAGCATGGCCCTCGGATGAGGCGATCATGGCCGCCAAGTCCTACCCGCTGAGGACTTCGGTCAAAGCCGCATTTGTCATGAGTGCCTGGTTGCAACGCCATGAAAACAGCCTTAGCCAGCAAGGCCTGGAGCTGGCCCTGCAGGCGGCGGGACTGCCATCGCATCAAGCCTGGGGCACGCTGACCCTCAAGCAGTTGCAGGCACCGACCCGGATGCCTTCCTCGATCATGGTCGGGCGCCTTGAGCTTTATCGCTATACGGCGACGGACATCTGGACCTGGCGCGAACGCTCCGGCTCAAGGATTTTGTTATACATCCCCGGCAATTCATCGCCGTTGCATGAGTTCATCGATGCTGCACATTTGCAGCGCTGGATCGTGGCGCAGGGCAAGGGCGATGACACGAAGCGGGCGCTGGCGAGTCACTTTGCCGAGGCGGATCGCGAGGATGGCACCTTCCACGCCGGCGTGTTGACGGCGCTGGAAGGCATGGTGGTCTACCCGAATAAACACCGGCTGACTAAAACGGCCGGCCTGTTTAACGACGATGGCTACTGGGACCCTGCTCAATACGTTGGTTTCGAGCAGCCTTCCTCACTCATCGATCCTTTCGCCCAATTGGTGCTGACCATGAAGCGCGCGGCTCAGGCCAGCGTTGACAGCATTCGTGACGACGCGCAGGTCAACCGGGACAACTTGAGTGCAGTCGTCGAACCGATCGTGCAATGGGTCAACCGTTTCGGTCCGTTGGCGTTGTTTGTTCCGGGGGGCGAGGGGCTGCTGGCACTGGCCGGGCTGATCGATGCCGGTTATGGCCTGGACCAGGCGGTCAACGGCGAGACGTCGACACAACGCTCGGAGGGGGTGACTCGCACAGTGTTCGGTTTGCTTAATGCGCTGCCATTGGCAGCAGCAGGCGCGGCGCATGGGGTCGAAGGTGCCGAGGCCGCGAATCCGCTCGAGAGAGGGCGTGAGCCCATCGATGCAGGTCAGGAACCGGTTGGCAAATCTGTTCCCGATCTGCCTGTAAACGCACCTCCGGCGCCATTGCCCGCCGAAGCGATGAGTCGCCGGGAGTTGCTTCGGGGAATCGGTTCGTCGGTAGCTGGCTTCAGTGACGAAACGCTGGCACAGATCGGCAAAATCAGTGCCGTCGACAACGACATGCTGCGGGTGATGCACACGGGGCGTCCGCCCACGCCGTTGCTCGGCGACACCATCAGCCGCTTTCGGATCGACCAGGATCTTGAACACCTCGCCGATGGCGAACGCACAGCGCTGTTCAACAGCCGCTACCAGGCCTTGCAGCAGTCGGATAATGCCTGGGTCGGCTTGTTTCAACGGCAATATCCCGACCTGCCAAAAAGCGCCGTGGAGCAAATGCTCGACCGTTATGGCGTGGACCTCCAGTCATCGCCTGACATGGTGGAGGCAAAGAGACTGTTCAGTCGCCTCGACAGCAAAGCCCGCCAGTACCAGCAGCATGTGCGCTTGAATCGTGCCTATGAGGGGCTTTATCTGCGCTCGATGAGAAATCCCGAGTCGGACACGCTGGCGTTGCATTCACTGCCAAACCTGCCCGGTTGGCCGAAGGGCCTGCGTATCGACGTGCTCGATGCATCTCTCAATGGGCGGGTGCTGGATCGTTGCGGCCCACTCGAATCCACCGATGTGCGACGCCTGATCAAAACCGCCAGTCAGCGCTACGAGGTGGTCAACGTTGCAAAACGTACGGATTTCCATGAGGCGGTACTCGGCGTTCTGTCCGATTCGGAGCGCGCTGCTTTGCTGTTGCCCGCAGTGGACCCGGTTGGCGCCTTGAAGGGTTACATCGGCGAGCGGGCGTTGTCCCGTTCCGAGCTGATGACCGGGCTGGGCAGGATGGACACCGGTTTGCCCTTCGAAACGCAAGGGTTGCGCGGCGGCGGTTTCCCGACGACAGCCCAGGCCGAAGCGCTGACGCAGCAGATGATGCGGCTACAGCTTCAGGATATTTATCCGGATTTCAGCAATGCCGAGGCCGATGAGCTTTTGCAGCGGGTGGGCGCCGGTGCACAGGCGCACATTGATGGTCTGAAACAGCAATTGCAGCAACTGAACGCCGACCTGAGCGCCTGGATCGACCAGGTTGCCCAAGACATCGACGACATGGATATCCCTGTTCTGACCGCCGACGATGAGGCGGCGCAGGGAATGAACGCCCGGCAGATTGCGATCCATAACGCCGAACAGGTGCAAGCGGTGATGGCGACCGAGCAGGACACCAGGAGCGAGCTTGCCGTCGAACTGGTTTCCATATGGCAAAAGCGCGCGCTTCAGGGCAATCGGATTTACGCCGGTGGTCAGTTAGTGGGATATAGAATGGACATGGCGTTCGAGGACTACCATCGCTTGCCTGCGCTCAACGTCAGGTTCAACGAAGTGATCGAGTTGTCGATGCGACGTATTCAGGTGACCGAACGTGAGAGCCTGAATGACTTTCTCGAGAGCTTTCCAAACCTGCGGATGCTCAATCTGGAAGGGGTCGACCTGAGTGCGTTTCAGGTCCTCAACGCTGAAGATCAGCTAATCAGGGCGTTACCACCGTCGATGGCACGATTGCACGACCTGACCTCACTGAATTTACGTTTCTGTGACCTGACCTTCAATGACCGCGCCGCTTCCCAATTGAGTGGCATGATCCGGCTACAAGACCTGGATCTGAGTGACAACCCGCTTGATGTCCCGCCGTTGCTCCTGGGAATGACTGATTTGCGTCGGCTGAACCTGAGAAACAGCGGCATTACCACGTGCCCGATCGGGATCATGGATCAGCCGTACCTGACTTCGCTCGACCTGCGCGACAACCGCATAGCCCGAATACCCCAGGCCGTCATCAATCAAGCCATTGCCCGAGGGCGGGTACAAATGGGCGGCAACCCGTTGACGGATGAAGACACACTGTGGCGGTTGATAGACCACCGTGAGCGAACCGGTATCAACCTGTGGTTGAGCGAACCGCATGCCGACTACGGCGAGCCCGAAGCCTGGCTGCGGGACATCGAAGAACAGCAGCGGGACGCGCGACTGGCGATCTGGCAGCGTCTGGCCGCCAAACCCTCTGGCACACGTTTCTTGCGAGTCATGGATGGCGTAAGCCTTACGCCGGATTTCCTGGTCAACTACGAGGAAATTCAGGCACGCGCCTGGCGACTGTTGAGTGAGGCAGACGCTTCGGATGAGTTATGGACCCGCTTGAGTCGTGACGTCGAACTGGCCGAAGACGATGCAGACAATCCAATGGCGATTTTCACGTCACTGGAAAACCGGGCGAGGCTATATGGGGACTGGGTGGCGATGGGGCGGCCGTTTCCAATGGAGGTGGATTGA
- a CDS encoding nitrite/sulfite reductase gives MYVYDEYDQRIIEDRVKQFRDQTRRYLAGELSEEEFRPLRLQNGLYIQRFAPMLRVAVPYGQLTSRQTRMMAKIARDYDKGYAHISTRQNVQFNWPALEDIPDILAELATVQMHAIQTSGNCLRNVTTDQFAGVAADELIDPRPWCEIVRQWTTFHPEFAYLPRKFKIAINGSTSDRAAIEVHDIGLEPVHNAAGELGFRVLVGGGLGRTPVVGAFINEFLPWQDLLSYLDAILRVYNRYGRRDNKYKARIKILVKALTPEVFAQKVDAEMEHLRGGQTTLTDAEVHRVAKHFVDPDYKALENQTAELAELDKQHPGFARWRIRNTLAHKKPGYVAVTLSLKPTGVAPGDITDKQLDAVADLADRYSFGQLRTSHEQNIILADVEQSQLFAMWGELREQGFATPNIGLLTDIICCPGGDFCSLANAKSIPIAESIQRRFDDLDYLFDIGELDLNISGCMNACGHHHVGHIGILGVDKKGEEFYQVSLGGSASRDASLGKILGPSFAQEAMPDVIEKLIDVYIEQRTEDERFIDTYQRIGIDLFKERVYAANN, from the coding sequence ATGTACGTATACGACGAGTACGATCAGCGGATCATCGAGGACCGCGTCAAGCAGTTCCGTGATCAGACCCGACGCTATCTGGCAGGCGAGCTGAGCGAAGAAGAATTCCGCCCCCTGCGCCTGCAAAATGGCCTTTACATCCAGCGCTTTGCCCCGATGCTGCGGGTGGCGGTGCCTTATGGCCAACTCACGTCGCGCCAGACGCGAATGATGGCCAAAATTGCCCGCGACTATGACAAGGGCTACGCCCACATCAGTACCCGGCAGAACGTACAGTTCAACTGGCCGGCCCTGGAAGACATCCCGGACATCCTGGCGGAGCTGGCGACCGTGCAGATGCACGCGATCCAGACCAGCGGCAACTGCCTGCGCAACGTCACCACCGACCAGTTCGCCGGTGTCGCGGCCGACGAGTTGATCGACCCGCGTCCATGGTGCGAAATCGTCCGTCAGTGGACCACCTTCCACCCGGAATTCGCCTACCTGCCGCGTAAATTCAAAATCGCCATCAACGGTTCGACGTCCGACCGTGCGGCCATCGAAGTCCATGACATCGGCCTTGAGCCGGTGCACAACGCTGCGGGCGAGCTGGGTTTCCGTGTGCTGGTCGGTGGCGGTCTGGGCCGTACACCGGTGGTGGGCGCGTTCATCAACGAGTTCCTGCCGTGGCAGGACCTGTTGAGCTACCTCGACGCCATTCTGCGGGTCTACAACCGCTACGGCCGTCGCGACAACAAGTACAAGGCGCGGATCAAAATTCTGGTCAAGGCCCTGACACCTGAAGTGTTCGCGCAAAAAGTCGACGCGGAAATGGAACACCTTCGCGGTGGCCAGACCACGCTGACCGACGCCGAAGTGCATCGCGTGGCCAAACACTTTGTCGATCCGGACTACAAGGCTCTGGAAAACCAGACAGCCGAACTGGCCGAGCTCGACAAACAGCACCCGGGTTTCGCCCGCTGGCGCATCCGCAACACCCTGGCCCACAAGAAGCCGGGTTATGTGGCAGTCACCCTGTCCCTGAAACCGACCGGCGTTGCGCCGGGCGACATCACCGACAAGCAGCTCGATGCCGTTGCCGACCTCGCCGACCGTTACAGCTTCGGTCAGTTGCGCACCTCCCACGAGCAGAACATCATTCTGGCCGATGTCGAGCAGAGCCAGTTGTTCGCCATGTGGGGCGAGTTGCGCGAGCAAGGTTTCGCCACGCCGAACATCGGCTTGCTGACCGACATCATCTGCTGCCCGGGCGGCGACTTCTGTTCCCTGGCCAACGCCAAGTCGATCCCGATCGCCGAATCCATCCAGCGCCGTTTCGACGATCTGGACTACCTGTTCGACATCGGCGAGCTGGACCTGAACATCTCCGGCTGCATGAACGCCTGTGGTCACCACCACGTCGGCCACATCGGCATTCTCGGCGTGGACAAGAAAGGCGAAGAGTTCTACCAGGTGTCCCTGGGTGGCAGCGCCAGTCGCGATGCGAGCCTGGGCAAGATCCTCGGCCCGTCCTTCGCCCAGGAAGCCATGCCTGATGTGATCGAGAAGCTGATCGACGTGTACATCGAACAACGTACCGAAGACGAGCGCTTCATCGACACTTATCAGCGTATCGGCATCGACCTCTTCAAGGAGCGCGTCTATGCAGCGAATAATTAA
- the sohB gene encoding protease SohB, whose protein sequence is MELLSEYAIFLAKTVTLVIAILVVLASFAALRSKGRRKSTGQLQVSKLNDFYKGLRERLEQTLLDKDQLKALRKSQAKTEKKQKKKPEAKPRVFVLDFDGDIKASATENLRHEITALLTLATPKDEVVLRLESGGGMVHSYGLASSQLARIREAGVPLTVCIDKVAASGGYMMACIGEKIISAPFAILGSIGVVAQLPNVNRLLKKHDIDFEVLTAGEYKRTLTVFGENTEKGREKFQEELDITHQLFKNFVSRYRPQLAIDEVATGEIWLGVSALDKQLVDELKTSDEYLAERAKQSELYHLHYTERKSLQERIGIAASGSIDRVLLSWWSRLTQQRFW, encoded by the coding sequence GTGGAGCTTTTGTCCGAGTACGCCATTTTTCTGGCCAAGACCGTGACCCTGGTAATCGCCATTCTGGTGGTCCTGGCCAGTTTTGCGGCGTTGCGCAGCAAAGGCCGGCGCAAGTCGACCGGCCAGTTGCAAGTCAGCAAACTCAATGATTTCTACAAAGGGCTACGCGAGCGCCTGGAGCAAACCTTGCTCGACAAGGATCAGCTCAAGGCCCTGCGCAAGTCCCAGGCGAAAACCGAGAAAAAGCAAAAGAAGAAACCCGAGGCCAAGCCGCGGGTGTTCGTGCTGGATTTCGACGGCGACATCAAGGCGTCGGCCACTGAAAACCTGCGCCACGAAATCACCGCGCTGCTGACCCTCGCCACGCCAAAGGACGAAGTGGTGTTGCGCCTGGAAAGTGGCGGCGGCATGGTTCACAGCTATGGCCTGGCATCCTCGCAACTTGCGCGGATCCGTGAAGCCGGTGTGCCGTTGACCGTGTGCATCGACAAGGTCGCGGCCAGCGGCGGCTACATGATGGCGTGCATCGGCGAGAAGATTATCAGCGCACCGTTCGCGATCCTCGGCTCGATCGGCGTGGTGGCACAGTTGCCGAACGTCAATCGCCTGCTGAAAAAACACGACATCGACTTCGAAGTACTGACGGCCGGCGAGTACAAGCGCACCCTGACGGTGTTTGGCGAAAACACCGAGAAGGGCCGCGAGAAGTTCCAGGAAGAGCTGGACATCACTCATCAGTTGTTCAAGAACTTCGTTTCCCGCTATCGCCCGCAACTGGCCATCGACGAAGTGGCCACCGGTGAAATCTGGCTCGGTGTTTCGGCACTCGACAAGCAACTGGTGGACGAGCTCAAGACCAGCGACGAATACCTTGCCGAACGGGCCAAACAGTCTGAGCTCTATCATCTGCATTACACCGAACGTAAAAGCCTGCAGGAACGCATCGGCATCGCGGCCAGCGGTTCGATCGATCGCGTTTTACTGAGCTGGTGGAGCCGCTTGACCCAACAACGCTTCTGGTAA